One window from the genome of Dysgonomonadaceae bacterium PH5-43 encodes:
- a CDS encoding small subunit ribosomal protein S4 (product_source=KO:K02986; cath_funfam=1.10.1050.10; cog=COG0522; ko=KO:K02986; pfam=PF00163,PF01479; smart=SM00363; superfamily=55174; tigrfam=TIGR01017), producing the protein MARYTGPKTKIARRFGEPIFGPDKVLSKKNYPPGQHGNGRKKKTSEYGIQLREKQKAKYTYGVLEKQFRNLFEKASRASGITGEILIQLLECRLDNVVYRMGLAKTRAAARQLVSHRHIVVDGNVVNIPSYSLKPGQIIGVREKSKSLEVILDSVTGINHSKYPWIEYDNASMSAKFLHIPAREDIPENIKEQLIVELYSK; encoded by the coding sequence ATGGCAAGATATACTGGACCAAAGACAAAAATCGCACGTAGATTTGGTGAGCCTATTTTCGGACCAGACAAGGTTCTTAGTAAAAAGAATTACCCTCCTGGACAACACGGAAACGGAAGAAAGAAAAAAACTTCTGAATATGGTATTCAATTACGTGAAAAACAAAAAGCAAAATATACTTATGGCGTTTTAGAGAAACAATTCCGTAATTTATTTGAAAAAGCATCTAGAGCAAGTGGTATTACTGGTGAGATTCTTATTCAATTATTGGAATGTCGTTTAGATAACGTTGTTTATCGTATGGGATTAGCTAAAACAAGAGCTGCAGCTCGTCAGTTAGTATCTCACCGTCATATAGTAGTAGACGGAAATGTTGTAAATATTCCTTCTTATTCGCTTAAACCCGGACAAATAATAGGTGTTCGTGAAAAATCTAAATCGTTAGAAGTAATTTTAGATAGTGTTACTGGAATAAATCACAGTAAATATCCTTGGATTGAATATGATAACGCTTCAATGAGTGCTAAATTTTTACATATTCCTGCAAGAGAAGATATTCCTGAAAATATTAAAGAACAATTAATCGTAGAATTATATTCTAAATAA
- a CDS encoding small subunit ribosomal protein S11 (product_source=KO:K02948; cath_funfam=3.30.420.80; cog=COG0100; ko=KO:K02948; pfam=PF00411; superfamily=53137; tigrfam=TIGR03632) codes for MAKKTVAAKKRVVKVDANGQLHVHSSFNNIIISITNSEGQVISWSSAGKMGFRSSKKNTPYAAQLAAQDAAKIAFDLGLRKVKAYVKGPGNGRESAIRTVHGAGIEVTEIIDVTPLPHNGCRPPKRRRV; via the coding sequence ATGGCAAAAAAAACAGTCGCAGCTAAAAAAAGAGTAGTGAAAGTTGACGCAAACGGTCAACTTCACGTTCATTCTTCTTTTAACAACATTATTATCTCAATTACGAATAGCGAAGGTCAAGTAATTTCATGGTCTTCTGCAGGTAAAATGGGATTTAGGAGTTCTAAAAAGAATACTCCTTATGCAGCTCAATTAGCAGCTCAAGATGCAGCAAAAATTGCATTTGATTTAGGATTGAGAAAAGTGAAAGCTTATGTGAAAGGTCCTGGTAATGGTCGTGAATCAGCTATTAGAACAGTTCATGGTGCAGGGATAGAAGTAACTGAAATTATTGATGTTACCCCACTTCCTCATAACGGATGTCGTCCTCCAAAGAGAAGAAGAGTTTAA
- a CDS encoding small subunit ribosomal protein S13 (product_source=KO:K02952; cath_funfam=1.10.8.50,4.10.910.10; cog=COG0099; ko=KO:K02952; pfam=PF00416; superfamily=46946; tigrfam=TIGR03631), which yields MAIRIVGVDLPQNKRGEIALTYIYGIGRSAANAILTKAGIDVNIKVKDWTDDQAAKVREIIGESYKVEGDLRSEVQLNIKRLMDIGCYRGVRHRIGLPVRGQSTKNNARTRKGRKKTVANKKKATK from the coding sequence ATGGCTATAAGAATAGTAGGGGTAGACTTACCTCAAAACAAAAGAGGCGAAATAGCGCTAACATATATCTATGGTATTGGTCGTAGTGCTGCAAATGCAATCCTGACTAAAGCAGGGATTGATGTAAACATAAAAGTGAAAGATTGGACCGACGATCAAGCGGCTAAAGTTCGTGAGATTATTGGTGAAAGTTATAAGGTAGAAGGGGATCTACGTTCAGAAGTTCAGTTGAATATCAAACGTTTGATGGATATCGGTTGTTACCGCGGAGTGCGCCACCGTATCGGATTGCCTGTAAGAGGTCAGAGTACAAAAAACAATGCCCGTACACGTAAGGGTAGAAAGAAAACAGTTGCAAACAAGAAAAAAGCTACTAAATAA
- a CDS encoding large subunit ribosomal protein L36 (product_source=KO:K02919; cog=COG0257; ko=KO:K02919; pfam=PF00444; superfamily=57840; tigrfam=TIGR01022), with protein sequence MKVRASLKKRTADCKIVRRKGRLYVINKKNPKFKQRQG encoded by the coding sequence ATGAAAGTCAGAGCTTCATTAAAGAAACGCACTGCAGATTGTAAAATCGTTCGCAGAAAAGGTCGTTTATATGTGATAAATAAAAAAAATCCTAAATTCAAACAACGTCAAGGATAA
- a CDS encoding translation initiation factor IF-1 (product_source=KO:K02518; cath_funfam=2.40.50.140; cog=COG0361; ko=KO:K02518; pfam=PF01176; smart=SM00316; superfamily=50249; tigrfam=TIGR00008), producing the protein MAKQSAIEQDGTIIEALSNAMFRVELENGHEITAHISGKMRMHYIKILPGDKVKVEMSPYDLTKGRISFRYK; encoded by the coding sequence ATGGCTAAGCAGTCAGCAATAGAGCAAGATGGAACAATAATAGAAGCATTGTCGAATGCAATGTTTCGGGTTGAGTTAGAAAACGGACATGAGATTACTGCTCATATTTCAGGTAAAATGCGAATGCATTATATAAAAATACTACCAGGAGATAAGGTTAAAGTTGAAATGTCTCCGTATGATTTGACCAAAGGTCGTATTTCATTTAGATATAAATAA
- a CDS encoding methionyl aminopeptidase (product_source=KO:K01265; cath_funfam=3.90.230.10; cog=COG0024; ko=KO:K01265; pfam=PF00557; superfamily=55920; tigrfam=TIGR00500), producing the protein MIYLKTDEEIELMRVANRLVGATLAEVAKIIKPGVTTLQLDKIAEEFIKDHGAIPLFKGYNGFPNSLCISVNENVVHGIPGSYQLKEGDIVSVDCGTKINGFCGDSAYTFEVGEISLEVKQLLTATKEALYVGISNAVDGKRIGDIGNSIQTYCESKGYSVVRELVGHGIGKEMHEAPEVPNYGKKGYGTLLRSGMCLAIEPMINMGKKHIKFEKDGWTVRTGDRKPSAHFEHTVVVRSGKADILSTFEFIEEVLENKN; encoded by the coding sequence ATGATCTATCTAAAAACAGACGAAGAAATTGAATTGATGCGAGTAGCTAATCGGTTAGTTGGAGCTACTTTGGCTGAAGTGGCTAAGATTATTAAGCCGGGAGTTACTACGCTTCAATTGGATAAAATAGCAGAAGAGTTTATAAAGGATCACGGAGCCATACCTTTGTTTAAAGGTTATAATGGATTCCCTAATTCACTTTGTATTTCTGTAAATGAAAATGTCGTTCATGGTATACCTGGTTCTTATCAATTAAAAGAAGGAGATATCGTTTCTGTAGATTGTGGAACTAAAATTAATGGTTTCTGCGGCGATTCAGCTTACACTTTTGAAGTGGGAGAAATTAGTCTAGAAGTGAAACAGCTTTTAACTGCAACAAAAGAGGCTTTATATGTAGGAATAAGTAATGCTGTAGATGGTAAAAGAATAGGTGATATTGGTAATTCTATTCAGACTTATTGCGAAAGTAAAGGTTATAGCGTTGTTAGGGAGTTAGTAGGTCACGGAATAGGAAAGGAAATGCATGAAGCACCAGAAGTTCCTAATTATGGTAAAAAAGGTTATGGTACTCTTTTAAGAAGTGGAATGTGTTTAGCAATAGAACCAATGATTAATATGGGGAAAAAACACATAAAATTTGAAAAAGATGGTTGGACTGTGAGAACGGGAGATCGTAAGCCTTCAGCTCATTTTGAGCATACTGTAGTTGTAAGATCTGGGAAAGCTGATATTTTATCAACGTTTGAATTTATAGAAGAAGTTTTAGAAAATAAGAATTAA
- a CDS encoding preprotein translocase subunit SecY (product_source=KO:K03076; cath_funfam=1.10.3370.10; cog=COG0201; ko=KO:K03076; pfam=PF00344; superfamily=103491; tigrfam=TIGR00967; transmembrane_helix_parts=Inside_1_19,TMhelix_20_38,Outside_39_73,TMhelix_74_96,Inside_97_115,TMhelix_116_135,Outside_136_149,TMhelix_150_172,Inside_173_178,TMhelix_179_201,Outside_202_215,TMhelix_216_238,Inside_239_268,TMhelix_269_291,Outside_292_310,TMhelix_311_333,Inside_334_371,TMhelix_372_394,Outside_395_397,TMhelix_398_415,Inside_416_447): MRAIETIKNIWRIEDLRNRILVTILLITVFRFLRVISLPGIDPTFLTGLKGQTEGGLLGLLDMFSGGAFSNASIVALGIMPYISASIVIQLLSIAVPYFQKLQREGESGRRKINQYTRYLTLVLLLLQAPAYLMNLNVQMREAGGAIPEGMWFTVSSTIILAAGSMFVLWLGERITDKGIGNGISFIIMVGILARLPIAFVQEFTSRISETAGGLIMFIIELLLLLAVIAGAILLVQGTRRIPVQYAKQMIGNKQYGGARQYIPLKVNAANVMPIIFAQAIMFIPIALIGYGSGDPDSWMVKIFSPLTNIYGFTYNLVNAILIILFTWFYTAITINPKQMAEDLKRNNGFIPGVKPGKKTVEYIDEIMSRITLPGSLFLALVAIMPAFAHLFGIQPEFASFFGGTSLLILVGVVLDTLQQVESHLLMRHYDGLLKSGRIKGRQGNAY, from the coding sequence ATGAGAGCAATTGAGACTATAAAAAATATTTGGAGAATAGAAGATTTGAGAAATCGAATTCTTGTAACTATTCTTTTGATTACGGTGTTTCGCTTTTTAAGGGTTATTTCTCTTCCTGGTATTGACCCAACATTCTTGACAGGATTAAAGGGTCAGACAGAAGGAGGATTATTAGGCCTATTAGATATGTTTTCAGGTGGTGCATTCTCTAATGCCTCTATTGTGGCTTTAGGAATTATGCCTTATATCTCGGCGTCTATCGTAATTCAGTTGTTGTCTATTGCTGTTCCTTACTTTCAAAAACTGCAACGTGAAGGAGAAAGTGGTAGAAGAAAAATTAATCAGTATACTCGTTATTTAACTTTGGTACTTTTGTTATTACAGGCACCTGCTTATCTTATGAACTTAAATGTTCAAATGAGAGAAGCTGGAGGCGCAATACCAGAGGGAATGTGGTTTACTGTTTCTTCAACAATAATCTTAGCCGCTGGATCAATGTTTGTTCTTTGGTTAGGAGAAAGAATTACTGATAAAGGTATTGGTAATGGTATCTCTTTCATCATTATGGTTGGTATTTTAGCTCGTTTACCTATAGCGTTTGTTCAGGAATTCACTTCAAGAATATCGGAAACAGCAGGAGGTTTGATCATGTTTATCATTGAACTATTACTGTTATTAGCGGTTATTGCTGGAGCTATTTTATTAGTTCAAGGAACTAGAAGAATCCCTGTTCAATATGCAAAACAAATGATAGGTAATAAACAATATGGAGGGGCTAGACAATATATCCCTCTTAAGGTTAATGCAGCTAATGTGATGCCAATTATTTTTGCTCAAGCTATTATGTTTATTCCTATTGCTTTAATAGGTTATGGATCGGGAGATCCTGATAGTTGGATGGTTAAAATATTTAGTCCTCTAACAAATATATATGGCTTTACCTATAATTTAGTAAATGCTATTCTAATTATATTGTTCACTTGGTTTTATACTGCTATTACTATTAATCCAAAGCAAATGGCAGAAGACTTGAAACGTAACAATGGTTTTATACCTGGTGTTAAGCCTGGTAAGAAAACCGTGGAATATATTGACGAAATTATGTCAAGGATTACATTACCTGGTTCTTTATTCTTAGCATTGGTAGCAATTATGCCTGCTTTTGCTCATTTATTTGGAATACAACCAGAATTTGCTTCTTTCTTTGGAGGAACATCTTTGTTAATCCTTGTAGGTGTTGTGTTGGATACTCTACAACAAGTGGAGAGTCATTTGCTGATGCGTCATTATGATGGATTGCTAAAGTCAGGAAGAATTAAAGGAAGACAAGGCAACGCTTATTAA
- a CDS encoding large subunit ribosomal protein L15 (product_source=KO:K02876; cath_funfam=3.100.10.10; cog=COG0200; ko=KO:K02876; pfam=PF00828; superfamily=52080; tigrfam=TIGR01071), with protein sequence MNLSNIKPAEGSTKTRKRIGRGPGSGLGGTSTRGHKGQKSRSGYSKKIGFEGGQMPIQRRLPKFGFKNINRVEYKAINLDTIQALADARQLTKIGIEELINAGFVSSKQLVKILAKGTLTSAIEITANAFSKTAEEAINKAGGKAIKL encoded by the coding sequence ATGAATTTATCAAATATAAAACCTGCTGAAGGCTCTACAAAAACCCGCAAAAGAATAGGACGTGGTCCAGGATCGGGTTTAGGAGGAACCTCTACAAGAGGTCATAAGGGACAGAAGTCAAGATCGGGTTACTCTAAGAAAATCGGTTTCGAAGGAGGTCAGATGCCAATACAAAGACGTTTGCCTAAGTTTGGATTTAAAAATATTAATCGCGTAGAATATAAAGCGATTAATCTTGATACTATTCAAGCGTTGGCAGATGCTCGTCAGCTTACTAAGATTGGTATTGAAGAATTAATTAACGCTGGTTTTGTTTCTTCTAAACAATTGGTGAAAATACTTGCTAAAGGAACTTTAACTTCTGCAATAGAGATTACTGCAAATGCATTCTCTAAAACTGCGGAAGAAGCTATCAATAAAGCGGGTGGAAAAGCCATTAAATTATAA
- a CDS encoding large subunit ribosomal protein L30 (product_source=KO:K02907; cath_funfam=3.30.1390.20; cog=COG1841; ko=KO:K02907; pfam=PF00327; superfamily=55129; tigrfam=TIGR01308), producing the protein MTIKVKQVRSRINCPKDQKRTLDALGLRKLNQVVEHNDNPVIRGMIEKVKHLVSVEK; encoded by the coding sequence ATGACTATTAAAGTAAAACAAGTAAGAAGTCGCATTAATTGCCCTAAAGATCAAAAAAGAACTTTAGATGCACTAGGATTAAGAAAGTTGAACCAAGTTGTTGAACATAACGATAATCCTGTTATCCGAGGTATGATAGAGAAAGTTAAACATTTAGTTTCTGTTGAGAAATAA
- a CDS encoding small subunit ribosomal protein S5 (product_source=KO:K02988; cath_funfam=3.30.160.20,3.30.230.10; cog=COG0098; ko=KO:K02988; pfam=PF00333,PF03719; superfamily=54211,54768; tigrfam=TIGR01021): MAVQRVKSTNDLELKDRLVAINRVTKVTKGGRTFSFAAIVVVGNEDGIIGWGLGKAGEVTAAIAKGVESAKKNLIKVPVHKGTIPHEQLAKFGGAQVFIKPATLGTGVKAGGAMRAVLESVGITDVLAKSKGSSNPHNLVKATILALSELRDPATVAQNRGISVEKVFKG, encoded by the coding sequence ATGGCAGTACAAAGAGTTAAGTCGACAAACGACTTGGAATTAAAAGATAGATTAGTAGCTATTAACCGTGTAACTAAAGTTACAAAAGGAGGTAGAACTTTTAGTTTTGCAGCTATAGTTGTGGTTGGTAATGAAGATGGTATCATAGGCTGGGGTTTGGGTAAAGCAGGTGAAGTAACAGCTGCAATTGCTAAAGGTGTAGAGTCAGCAAAAAAGAACTTGATTAAAGTTCCAGTACATAAAGGTACTATACCTCACGAACAATTAGCGAAGTTTGGTGGAGCTCAAGTATTTATCAAACCGGCAACATTAGGAACGGGAGTTAAAGCAGGAGGTGCAATGCGTGCAGTGTTAGAAAGTGTTGGAATTACAGACGTTTTGGCTAAATCAAAAGGGTCGTCAAATCCTCACAACTTGGTTAAAGCTACAATTTTAGCATTGAGCGAACTAAGAGATCCTGCAACTGTAGCACAAAATAGAGGTATCTCGGTTGAAAAAGTATTTAAAGGATAA
- a CDS encoding large subunit ribosomal protein L18 (product_source=KO:K02881; cath_funfam=3.30.420.100; cog=COG0256; ko=KO:K02881; pfam=PF00861; superfamily=53137; tigrfam=TIGR00060) — MTTKELRRIKIKQRVRKHISGTADRPRLTVFRSNKQIYAQVIDDLSGKTIVAASSLGITDKTPKKDIASKVGEIIAQKSKEAGVDVVVFDRNGYLYHGRVKELADAARKGGLKF; from the coding sequence ATGACAACAAAGGAATTAAGAAGAATTAAAATAAAACAACGCGTTCGTAAGCATATCTCTGGTACGGCAGATCGTCCTCGTTTAACAGTGTTTAGAAGCAACAAACAGATATATGCTCAAGTTATCGATGATTTATCGGGCAAAACTATAGTAGCTGCTTCGTCTTTGGGTATTACAGATAAAACTCCAAAGAAAGATATTGCATCTAAAGTAGGAGAAATTATTGCTCAAAAATCTAAAGAGGCAGGTGTTGATGTCGTAGTGTTTGACAGAAATGGTTATTTATACCATGGTAGAGTTAAAGAACTGGCAGATGCTGCCCGTAAAGGAGGACTTAAATTTTAA
- a CDS encoding large subunit ribosomal protein L6 (product_source=KO:K02933; cath_funfam=3.90.930.12; cog=COG0097; ko=KO:K02933; pfam=PF00347; superfamily=56053; tigrfam=TIGR03654), whose product MSRIGKLPITIPAGVTVTNKDNVVTVKGPKGELSQEINSAITVEQNGNELTVARANDEKQNRAMHGLYRSLINNMVIGVSEGYKKELELVGVGYRVTNAGNLLDFALGYTHNIYMQLPPEIKVETKSERNKNPLVILESADKQLLGQVCAKIRSFRKIEPYKGKGVRFVGEVIRRKSGKSASK is encoded by the coding sequence ATGTCAAGAATAGGAAAATTGCCCATAACAATACCAGCGGGAGTTACAGTAACAAATAAAGATAATGTTGTTACAGTAAAAGGTCCTAAAGGTGAGTTATCTCAAGAGATTAATTCTGCTATTACAGTAGAACAAAATGGTAATGAATTAACAGTTGCAAGAGCAAATGACGAAAAGCAAAATCGCGCTATGCACGGTTTGTATCGTTCTTTGATTAACAATATGGTTATTGGAGTGTCAGAAGGCTACAAGAAAGAACTTGAATTAGTCGGTGTTGGTTATCGTGTAACAAATGCTGGAAATTTATTAGATTTCGCTTTAGGCTATACGCACAATATATATATGCAACTACCTCCGGAAATTAAAGTTGAAACCAAAAGTGAAAGAAACAAAAATCCGTTGGTTATTTTAGAATCGGCTGATAAACAACTATTGGGACAAGTTTGTGCGAAAATACGCTCATTCCGTAAGATTGAACCTTACAAAGGAAAAGGAGTACGCTTCGTTGGTGAAGTGATTCGTAGAAAATCCGGAAAGTCAGCAAGTAAATAA
- a CDS encoding small subunit ribosomal protein S8 (product_source=KO:K02994; cath_funfam=3.30.1370.30,3.30.1490.10; cog=COG0096; ko=KO:K02994; pfam=PF00410; superfamily=56047) has product MTDPIADYLTRLRNAIKAKHRVVEVPASNLKKEITKILFDKGYILNYKFVEDGPQGSIKIALKYDPVNKVNAIKNLKRVSTPGLRKYTGYKDMPRVLNGLGIAVLSTSKGVMTDKEARDLKIGGEVLCYVY; this is encoded by the coding sequence ATGACAGATCCAATCGCAGATTATCTGACTAGACTTAGGAATGCTATCAAAGCTAAACACAGAGTGGTAGAGGTTCCAGCGTCTAATTTAAAGAAAGAAATCACTAAGATTCTTTTCGACAAAGGCTACATCTTGAATTACAAGTTTGTAGAAGATGGTCCTCAAGGTTCAATAAAAATTGCCTTGAAGTATGACCCTGTAAATAAAGTAAACGCAATTAAAAACCTAAAGAGAGTTTCTACTCCAGGTTTGCGTAAGTACACAGGCTATAAAGATATGCCTAGAGTATTGAACGGCTTAGGTATTGCCGTGCTATCTACTTCTAAAGGTGTGATGACAGACAAGGAAGCTCGAGATCTTAAGATCGGAGGTGAAGTATTATGTTATGTATATTAA
- a CDS encoding small subunit ribosomal protein S14 (product_source=KO:K02954; cath_funfam=4.10.830.10; cog=COG0199; ko=KO:K02954; pfam=PF00253; superfamily=57716), whose protein sequence is MAKESMKAREVKRAKMVAKYAAKREQLKKEGNWDALQSIPKNASPVRLHNRCKITGRPKGYIRQFGISRIQFREMASAGLIPGVKKASW, encoded by the coding sequence ATGGCTAAAGAATCAATGAAAGCTCGTGAGGTAAAGCGTGCAAAAATGGTTGCGAAATATGCTGCAAAAAGAGAACAGTTGAAAAAAGAAGGAAACTGGGATGCTTTGCAATCAATACCAAAAAACGCTTCTCCTGTTCGTTTACATAATCGTTGTAAAATAACAGGAAGACCTAAGGGGTATATTCGCCAGTTTGGTATTTCTCGTATACAATTCAGAGAAATGGCTTCTGCAGGATTAATACCAGGAGTTAAAAAAGCAAGTTGGTAA
- a CDS encoding large subunit ribosomal protein L5 (product_source=KO:K02931; cath_funfam=3.30.1440.10; cog=COG0094; ko=KO:K02931; pfam=PF00281,PF00673; superfamily=55282), whose protein sequence is MSNTANLKKEYQEKIVPALMKEFNYSSVMQVPVLKKIVINQGLGIAVADKKIIDVAIQELTNITGQKAVATISKKDISNFKLRKKMPIGVMVTLRREQMYEFLERLVRVALPRIRDFKGIESRLDGRGNYTLGIQEQIIFPEINIDNITKILGMNITFVTSAKTDEEGYALLKEFGLPFKNAKKEQ, encoded by the coding sequence ATGAGTAATACTGCAAATCTCAAAAAAGAATATCAGGAAAAAATAGTTCCTGCATTAATGAAAGAGTTTAATTACTCGTCAGTTATGCAAGTTCCTGTATTGAAAAAGATTGTAATAAATCAGGGTTTAGGTATAGCTGTTGCTGATAAAAAAATCATTGATGTTGCTATCCAAGAACTTACTAATATTACAGGCCAAAAAGCTGTTGCGACTATCTCTAAAAAGGATATTTCAAATTTCAAACTTCGTAAAAAAATGCCTATCGGCGTAATGGTAACGCTTCGTCGTGAGCAAATGTATGAGTTTCTTGAAAGATTAGTAAGAGTAGCATTACCACGTATCCGCGACTTCAAAGGAATTGAAAGTAGATTAGATGGTAGAGGTAATTATACATTGGGAATTCAGGAACAAATAATTTTTCCTGAAATAAATATTGATAATATTACTAAAATATTAGGAATGAATATTACCTTTGTAACCTCTGCGAAAACAGATGAAGAAGGCTATGCTTTATTGAAAGAATTTGGCTTGCCTTTTAAAAACGCTAAAAAAGAACAATAA